The nucleotide window aaattacaaataagaaataaaaaaataatgtactgTGGTCAGGCTAGCTCATATACTTCTTTTTTAGTTTATCTGGCCAAAGCATTTGGGAACACTCAGGGTTAAAGCCTGACGACCAGGATCCAGACACATTGCATTAAGGACTACAGGTTATTGCACTGAGAGCCTGGCACAGACAGTCTGCTCTATTCTTATCCTTAAGATTACAACAGGATTGGAGATTTAGGCACCACAACAGCCTGCCAGGCGGATATGTAATCAGcccaagaaatttcatcacatgatgggtaaagaatatatatataaatttttttttttaagtttatttaaagaaataagttAATTAGTTTAACCTCACaatgaaaatgtaagaaatcCTAACATTATGGAAGATATATCACCACATTgtgaatacaaaaaaatacaaatatgaatGTTATGTACTAAAAAACATCAAAGCAGAGAAGTCCATGATTTgagttgtgtgtgtaaatgtttaaattcaaCCACATTATAATAGTGTGTCAAGacttatacacacattataataGTATGTCAAAAGATCTtggcagtgtaaaaaaaaataataataataaatttgaatgttttacacctgatttaaaatgcatttaacatACTGGATATgatttcagtttaatttatttcagcttgttcacttacagtacatattaaaataaaggcATGCAGTTGTACTATGTACATGGTAAAATTTATATTGTAGTGGCACATTTCTCATTCAAGCACTAAGTCTTCTTCTGTAATGCTAAATGATGTACGGATTAAAGAATCCAATATTTCCTTTCCTCTCTTATGGACTCTTCTGGTCGACTCTTAGTATAATTAAACCCTAACATAAGAGTCCATTTCCTTACTGTGATAAGTAGGGAAAAGGCTGAACTCAGGTTTAATGATTAAATTCTCCCGACTTATTAgacatatataattaaattaaattaaataaaattaattaattggaatttttacctctagaaaaacaaataatcagACCTGAACAGATGGAAAACCTAAACTGAGACCTAAACTCTTGgagaaaaaatatgtaaaacaattgTGCAGCCATTTTGCTGAGTAAGTTAGAAAGACTTTCTAGTTAATTgcaaagttaaataaaacatactgtttctataaaaagtttggacacaagtttggatttattttctgtactctagaacaatactgtattttttttaaactatgaaataacacatggtATTGGGTAACCAGATAATAACAGCAGGAACAGTCAGCTGTTGTTTTAAGAGACAAAGCTCAGCTGTTCTGGCaaagtttttgcaagaacagtattatcaagtgcatttgcaaaacccaatcaagcaccataatgcaACTGGGGCTTTCACGAAACCCTCCCCTGCTGCAgaaaagaagttcatttagaatgaccagcctcaaaaccaccaattaacagcaccccagattagagccgttacaAAGGCCTTACAgaacataagtagcagacacctCAAAATTAACTGTTagaaggagattattgcatattcttTTGAATGCCTTTAGCACtgttttacaatatagaaagaaaaaaaaataagaaaaggccatggaatgagaaggtgtgtcccaacatttgactggtagtgtaatGTCTGTAGTGTGAACATCATTTGTAGTGATCACATCactactttacaaaaaaaaaaaggaggggaaaaaaagagaccaataaaattattagaaaatgattTATTGGTGAAGTCAACCTACAAACTGTCAACATGCTGCCAGTGCAAAGTCCAATCCAGATGCGTGGGTGTGTAAAAGAGcgaaagaaagagagtgagagaaatcTGTAAGCACTGAGGTAATGCAGAGTTGGTGGAATGTTCTTTTCAATCTGCAACCTACGGCACAGAAATTAAGCAAATGCTATcagactttaaataaataagtaaattattattaataataacaacaataatacagCACTATTACCACTAAGCTTCAGTTTAAATCAGTATGTAAGAATTTATATTTTGACATTTAAGAATCCTTTAgtataattcataaataaatattaaaatagtttATGAAGCATTTTTGACATGTGTTAATCAAGCTCCTAcactaatttaaatatttaaatatgcaaGTAAAACTTGTATCTTAATTCACAAAATCAACCAATCAGGTAAAAGCTTTACACATACAGAACTCTACAGTACAATTAAATCCTCACCTTCACACGTAGATTCCAACCCAAAGCAGCAGGAAGAGAACGCCAAAGCCCATAAAGAGTGACGCAACCAGTGAGATGAGCAGCTCCTTGTATATGTCTCGTGTGTATTTTGTGGACGTTACTTCATAACTGGAGAAGAGGGGGTTAAGGACATATACAAGCAACTGGtgtaaaactatatatatatttcttctttcctgcATTGTGCACTGTCAGGGAAAGCAAACAATTCACTGGTCTGTTATTATGAAGGATACACAAAGAACCAGGCTGTGAAGAACATGCCAATGGCGAGCAGCACCACAGTGAGGTGAGGAAACACAGCCGGATTCACCGGACTTGTGTACCTGGTCATGGCCTCCAGTTCCTACACAGAAAAACAGGAGAAATTAACACGTTCCACTTTTCAAAATACTGGATAAAATACAATTCTCTATAGTAGTGTCTCCGTGTGTGTTCTTTACTTCAGCAGTTCTGCAGTTCTATTATGATTATGTGCGACTTTCTCAGGACTCCTACATCCTACTACTGCCACAGTGAGACTGCACTGAAAACTGTTTTGTGTGTTATCAGCTATTTAACAATTCTATCTATAGAATGATCTTTGTTCCACTTTAATGATTAAACGTCCAGCTTGGCTTGTGTGTACACAGTTAGTTGAATAATACCGTAACAACATTtatgtgtagaaaacattttatatagcTAGCTCGTCATACCCTATATAAAACATCAGATCACCTTTTGCGCATGCGCAATCTAACTAGTCGTGGAGTATAGTGTTATGTATATAGGCAtacattatttgtttataataatgtatgcatatatttatatatatatatatatatatatatatatataaacatataattatataattttctcACGCAGACGGTTGTTTAACGTAAGCCTGAAAGGCGTTAGCTAGCAGTTTAGCTTGTCTAGCTAACAATACGGCATTAGACCTGtcttaaattaataaagaaCAATACTCACTTACTATTTccattaaaattaataacataCTAACTAAAacgtttatatatattattattaggcgCAGAACTCACCATGTTGACGGCTAGTAGTGATTCACCCAAACCGGAAGTGCATACAGAAAAGCCACGTATGTGAAGACGCCAATTCTCGCGAGATCTCCAGAACTGCCACGGCCTGTCGGCTTTTCAAATTAAAAATCTCTATAATGAGAAGACTTCGTTTTACATAGCACAAGttgatacatttatttatttagtattattaaaCCCgagttattaaaatgtaaaataacaacaacaacaataattctgcTGAAAAGTTTTAGCTACTGTATTTCATATATGGCCAACATTTTGTGTACACCTGAACATTAAGTCCATATGTTGTTgcataaaattgtataaaaGGTCTTTATATAAAGTTCAGGTTCTCTTCACTGAAACTAagccaaacctgttccagcatgacgaAGACATAGTGTACCAATAAAGACATAGTGTACCAatgtgtcctgcacagagccctgacctcaacaaCACCGCCTGCACCCCAGTCCTCCACATCTAACATCAGCACCCGACCTCACTAATGCTGTGGTCTAATCTAGTGGAAATCCTTCACATAAGAATAAAGATTATTATAACAAAAGGGACTAAATTTAAGAAAGGAATGCTAAAACAATCACCAATAGGAGTAATGGTCAAATGTCCATAGTTTTGGccatatactacagtatatccaaTCAACATTTGGCAGGTTTGTATCATAATAATGCAAGTAgaaaatactgtgcaaaagtgcaaaaaaacaaaaacaaaaaaaaagacaccatttttttttaatactctctcactcactcatactctaTACAGttcatcctgtacagggtcacaggaggccttgAGCCTACCCCGG belongs to Clarias gariepinus isolate MV-2021 ecotype Netherlands chromosome 2, CGAR_prim_01v2, whole genome shotgun sequence and includes:
- the tmem258 gene encoding transmembrane protein 258 — protein: MELEAMTRYTSPVNPAVFPHLTVVLLAIGMFFTAWFFVYEVTSTKYTRDIYKELLISLVASLFMGFGVLFLLLWVGIYV